The Streptomyces sp. NBC_01197 genome window below encodes:
- a CDS encoding ribonuclease H family protein: MIGGMAERVIAACDGASKGNPGPAAWAWVIADEAGVPVRWEAGPLGTATNNVAELTALESLLAAVDPGVGMEIRMDSQYAMKAVTTWLPGWKRKGWKTSAGKPVANQELVMRIDELLTGRTVEFRYVPAHQVNGDPLNDFADRAASQAAIVQQAAGSHLGSPQPPAAPDAVRTGGASRRPPGSATKAGPSAKRTSSRTLNAKFPGRCRCGRSYATGEPIAKNADGWGHPDCRTADGAGA, encoded by the coding sequence ATGATCGGGGGCATGGCTGAACGCGTTATCGCCGCGTGTGACGGGGCGTCGAAAGGAAATCCGGGACCTGCCGCATGGGCCTGGGTCATTGCCGACGAGGCGGGGGTACCGGTCCGCTGGGAGGCGGGTCCGCTGGGCACGGCGACCAACAACGTGGCCGAACTGACGGCTCTGGAGAGCCTGTTGGCCGCAGTGGACCCCGGCGTCGGGATGGAGATCCGGATGGACTCCCAGTACGCGATGAAGGCGGTCACGACCTGGCTGCCCGGCTGGAAGCGCAAGGGCTGGAAGACGTCGGCCGGCAAACCGGTCGCGAACCAGGAACTCGTGATGCGGATCGACGAGCTGCTCACCGGCCGTACCGTCGAGTTCCGCTACGTCCCCGCGCACCAGGTCAACGGTGACCCGCTCAACGACTTCGCCGACCGGGCCGCCAGCCAGGCCGCGATCGTGCAGCAGGCCGCGGGCAGCCACCTCGGCTCCCCGCAGCCGCCCGCCGCGCCCGACGCCGTCCGTACCGGCGGGGCGTCCCGGCGTCCGCCCGGGAGCGCCACGAAGGCCGGACCGTCGGCGAAGCGCACCTCATCGCGGACGCTGAACGCGAAGTTCCCCGGCCGCTGCCGCTGTGGGCGCTCCTACGCGACCGGTGAGCCCATCGCCAAGAACGCGGACGGCTGGGGCCACCCCGACTGCCGCACGGCGGACGGCGCCGGAGCGTAG
- a CDS encoding cation:proton antiporter — MSALLIELGAVILALGLLGRFAGRIGFSPIPLYLLAGLAFGHGGLIPLDASEEFTATGAEIGVILLLLLLGLEYSASELVTNLKTQYPSGIVDFVLNATPGAAAALILGWGPVAAVALAGVTWISSSGVIAKVLGDLGRLGNRETPVVLGVLVIEDLAMAVYLPLLTALLAGLSLAGGSLTLLISLGTVGAVLYVALRHGRFISRAVSSDNPEMLLLVVLGLTLFVAGIAQQLQVSAAVGAFLVGIALSGEVAEGAHNLLTPLRDLFAAVFFVFFGLSTNPADIPPVLVPALLLAIVTVLTKIATGWYAARRAGIRTAGRWRAGGTLVARGEFSIVIAGLAVGVEPRVGPLATAYVLILVIVGPLTARWTEPLARRLRRGTPDTAPPAPRTTDTADAADAAGTAGSRG, encoded by the coding sequence ATGTCCGCGCTGCTCATCGAACTCGGGGCGGTCATCCTTGCCCTGGGCCTCCTGGGCCGCTTCGCCGGCCGCATCGGCTTCTCCCCCATTCCGCTGTACCTGCTGGCCGGACTCGCATTCGGCCACGGCGGCCTCATACCGCTGGACGCCAGCGAGGAGTTCACCGCCACCGGCGCCGAGATCGGCGTCATCCTGCTGCTGCTCCTGCTGGGGCTTGAGTACAGCGCCTCCGAACTCGTCACGAACCTCAAGACGCAGTACCCCTCCGGAATCGTCGACTTCGTACTGAACGCGACCCCGGGCGCCGCCGCCGCGCTCATCCTCGGCTGGGGCCCGGTCGCCGCCGTCGCGCTGGCCGGTGTCACCTGGATCTCCTCATCGGGAGTGATCGCCAAGGTGCTGGGGGATCTCGGCCGCCTCGGCAATCGGGAGACACCGGTCGTCCTCGGCGTGCTGGTCATCGAAGACCTGGCGATGGCCGTCTATCTGCCGCTGCTCACCGCACTGCTCGCCGGCCTCAGCCTGGCCGGGGGCAGCCTTACCCTGCTGATCTCTCTCGGCACGGTCGGCGCGGTCCTCTATGTGGCGCTGCGCCACGGCCGGTTCATCAGCCGGGCGGTCTCGTCCGACAACCCGGAGATGCTGCTCCTCGTGGTCCTCGGGCTGACGCTGTTCGTCGCCGGGATCGCGCAGCAGCTCCAGGTCTCAGCGGCGGTCGGTGCGTTCCTGGTGGGCATCGCACTCTCCGGTGAGGTCGCCGAAGGCGCGCACAACCTGCTGACTCCGCTGCGGGACCTCTTCGCAGCCGTCTTCTTCGTCTTCTTCGGGCTGAGCACCAACCCGGCCGACATTCCGCCGGTACTCGTCCCCGCGCTGCTCCTCGCGATCGTGACGGTGCTGACGAAGATCGCCACCGGCTGGTACGCGGCCCGCCGGGCCGGGATCAGAACCGCGGGACGGTGGCGGGCCGGCGGCACGCTGGTGGCGCGCGGTGAGTTCTCCATCGTGATCGCGGGTCTGGCGGTCGGCGTCGAGCCGCGCGTCGGCCCGCTGGCCACGGCGTACGTCCTGATCCTGGTCATCGTCGGCCCGCTGACCGCCCGCTGGACCGAGCCGCTGGCACGCCGGCTCCGCCGCGGCACGCCGGACACCGCTCCGCCGGCCCCGCGGACGACCGACACGGCGGATGCGGCGGACGCGGCCGGCACGGCGGGCTCCCGCGGCTGA
- a CDS encoding transcriptional regulator, which produces MDRTALDVLSSTTAELAPGAADNRLVPLIAAGTADLRALSALTLEQHHIIASDRGSFAYLAERSAARREDACAVFFAGLAGGENSAAERLEALTAACGLDSADVAAYEPTAGCQAYPSYVARLALTGAPAETALALTANFAAWGGYCATIAERLRTHYGFDDEGCGFFDFFGEPAPGLEAQAADAIQAGLDGGLDIASARRHGRLLQSYELMFWNTLAELA; this is translated from the coding sequence ATGGACCGTACAGCGCTCGACGTACTCAGCAGCACCACGGCCGAGCTCGCTCCGGGCGCCGCGGACAACCGGCTCGTCCCGTTGATCGCAGCGGGTACCGCGGACCTCCGCGCGCTGTCGGCGCTCACCCTGGAGCAGCACCACATCATCGCGAGCGACCGGGGCTCCTTCGCGTATCTGGCCGAGCGGTCGGCCGCTCGCCGGGAGGACGCCTGTGCCGTATTCTTCGCCGGCCTCGCGGGCGGGGAGAACTCCGCGGCCGAGCGGCTCGAAGCGCTGACCGCCGCGTGCGGACTCGACAGCGCGGACGTGGCGGCGTACGAACCGACGGCCGGCTGCCAGGCCTATCCCTCATACGTGGCGAGGCTGGCGCTGACCGGTGCGCCGGCGGAGACCGCCCTCGCACTCACCGCCAACTTCGCCGCCTGGGGTGGCTACTGCGCGACGATCGCGGAGAGGCTGCGCACCCACTACGGCTTCGACGACGAGGGCTGCGGGTTCTTCGACTTCTTCGGCGAGCCCGCGCCCGGTCTCGAAGCGCAGGCAGCGGACGCCATCCAGGCCGGGCTCGACGGCGGTCTCGACATCGCGTCCGCCCGCCGGCACGGGCGGCTGCTGCAGAGCTACGAGCTGATGTTCTGGAACACGCTCGCAGAACTGGCCTGA
- a CDS encoding FadR/GntR family transcriptional regulator, with protein MEGRRGRSLLRQEVSEGIKRYILENKLRPGDPLPTESELSATLGASRSSVREAVKTLDALDIVEVRHGHGTYVGRLSLSALVEGLTFRGLLSRDDDFKVMSDLVDVRELFERGMAERILTSLGSDHLRTLYRIVDDMERSGNAGGTGFVEADRAFHALLVEPLGNELIGQLSLAFWDVYTIVVPHLGVFTSKDEAETVANHRRIVDTARAGDVDAFTRAITEHYAPVRRRVQEARAAAPAT; from the coding sequence CTGGAAGGTCGCCGGGGGCGTTCGCTGCTGAGGCAGGAGGTCAGCGAGGGAATCAAGCGGTACATCCTGGAGAACAAACTTCGCCCGGGAGACCCGCTGCCCACCGAGAGCGAACTGAGCGCCACCCTCGGCGCGAGCCGGTCGAGTGTGCGCGAGGCGGTCAAGACCCTCGACGCGCTGGACATCGTCGAGGTGCGGCACGGCCACGGCACCTATGTCGGCAGGCTCAGTCTCTCCGCGCTGGTGGAGGGGCTCACCTTCCGTGGACTGCTCAGCCGCGACGACGACTTCAAGGTCATGTCGGATCTGGTGGATGTACGCGAACTGTTCGAGCGCGGGATGGCGGAGCGCATCCTCACCTCCCTGGGCAGCGACCACCTACGCACCCTCTACCGCATCGTGGACGACATGGAGCGGTCAGGAAACGCCGGCGGCACGGGCTTCGTCGAAGCCGACCGGGCCTTCCACGCCCTGCTGGTCGAACCGCTCGGCAACGAGCTGATCGGGCAGCTGTCGCTCGCGTTCTGGGACGTCTACACGATCGTCGTGCCGCATCTCGGGGTGTTCACCAGCAAGGACGAGGCCGAGACCGTGGCCAACCACCGCAGGATCGTGGACACCGCCCGCGCCGGCGATGTCGACGCCTTCACCCGCGCCATCACGGAGCACTACGCACCGGTCAGGCGGCGGGTACAGGAGGCACGTGCGGCGGCCCCGGCCACCTGA
- a CDS encoding DUF6213 family protein — MNRDVMLALVPDEQGVLHVAAADVSHMLRTLGAGWLQAVRDDASNADEDTVAALTIELAKLADQIDVECIAHTSKGDGDGESPLNP; from the coding sequence TTGAACCGTGACGTCATGCTGGCCCTGGTCCCCGACGAACAGGGCGTGCTGCATGTGGCAGCCGCCGACGTGAGCCACATGCTGCGGACGCTCGGGGCGGGCTGGCTCCAGGCAGTACGCGACGACGCGTCGAACGCCGACGAGGACACCGTGGCCGCTCTCACCATCGAACTGGCGAAACTCGCCGACCAGATCGACGTCGAGTGCATCGCCCACACCTCCAAGGGAGACGGAGACGGGGAGAGCCCCCTGAACCCCTGA
- a CDS encoding DUF5990 family protein, with product MQLRIEASGLPGRTSSAFADAVDIHVGVQAKDRPQEVAAPHVGDLPSARWTLECTTEPGPDGTVVSGPYIQDRFGGRFVYLSWTTADEDGTATMFRRAKLMLDAVSPQVLDAAVRSGRLTARLRLTDGQGQPLCGSVRPPLVSWTAEPAD from the coding sequence ATGCAGCTCCGTATCGAAGCCTCCGGCCTCCCCGGCCGCACCAGTTCCGCCTTCGCCGACGCAGTCGACATCCACGTCGGCGTCCAGGCCAAGGACCGCCCCCAGGAAGTGGCGGCCCCGCACGTCGGCGACCTGCCGTCGGCCCGGTGGACGCTGGAGTGCACGACGGAGCCGGGGCCCGACGGCACCGTCGTCTCCGGTCCGTACATCCAGGACCGCTTCGGCGGACGCTTCGTCTATCTGTCCTGGACGACCGCGGACGAGGACGGCACCGCCACCATGTTCCGGCGCGCCAAACTGATGCTGGACGCCGTCAGCCCCCAAGTGCTCGACGCGGCGGTACGGTCCGGCCGTCTCACCGCCCGGCTGCGGCTCACGGACGGCCAGGGGCAGCCGCTCTGCGGTTCGGTGCGGCCCCCGCTGGTCTCCTGGACCGCCGAGCCCGCCGATTAG
- a CDS encoding DUF5954 family protein: protein MSDHDETPGSRSAFDEEARQVLATGAREEKLRRRYPIESTSFERTRMAPYTAYAAMVLEGAGWRQMFPAQPSEDEARLDLAAVLRGTTEHPQVAAVRYAQAADAVENGADQVVLGERVYRIVRVEQTVVMTEYGPEPPQGTDCPFPEEFDDRESEH from the coding sequence ATGAGCGATCACGACGAGACCCCGGGCAGCCGGAGCGCTTTCGACGAGGAGGCACGACAGGTCCTCGCGACGGGCGCACGCGAGGAGAAGCTGCGCCGCCGCTACCCGATCGAATCGACGTCCTTCGAGCGGACCCGGATGGCGCCGTACACCGCGTACGCGGCGATGGTCCTCGAAGGTGCGGGCTGGCGGCAGATGTTCCCGGCCCAGCCGAGCGAGGACGAGGCGCGGCTCGATCTGGCCGCGGTCCTGCGCGGTACCACCGAGCACCCGCAGGTGGCGGCGGTCCGCTACGCGCAGGCGGCCGACGCCGTCGAGAACGGTGCGGACCAGGTCGTCCTCGGGGAGAGGGTCTACCGCATTGTGCGCGTCGAGCAGACCGTGGTCATGACGGAGTACGGGCCCGAGCCGCCCCAGGGGACGGACTGCCCCTTTCCTGAGGAGTTCGACGACCGGGAGTCCGAACACTGA
- a CDS encoding sialidase family protein yields MVAILAAATVATTGQAVAADGTQSAVVSQDCTSSRIRVSLLNPTTVATTFTVTWPGDGTWTRAVAAGDRTDLYFSKPSGTDYSFRTTTPQGLDRTTTGTLDCGRSMAAQISAECPRGADGSLPATHRLKLTLVNRSDMSKTFTVAWAGRPGSPWTRTVAAHGTDDTLSWTASDGTPYQIRTSAPGFDRTESGTVRCGLSAGTPGMNTQTLFAAHTSTSAGTQIAGLNRAKADGSGYETYTGTAASVRIPAMAVTNDGTVIAMADARIDSSGDLGGSSNNIQVAMRRSTDGGATWTGASTVAHAATTSEGYGDSSLLVDRSAGPGGTVYAFVNYSPAPGVSYAGSSAGSNSATDSTAMHIRVISSTDDGATWSRPVDLNPQVKNVRWAGMFASSGHGIQLSDGRLVQPIVYKQDGADHAGNIYSDDHGATWHAGAPAATGVNENKAVQRDSGQVVQNLRSDGGGNRWYATAADTATGRNVAGAYGPAWNSGLIDPGCNADEISYLRPTDVGAGGYPTRTPVTVQSNNASADRSELTVRVSEDDGVTWPHQVLIKSGAAGYSTTAVLGNGVIGDLFEIGDTGGIVFSSFTPGWARQS; encoded by the coding sequence GTGGTGGCGATCCTGGCCGCCGCCACCGTTGCGACGACGGGCCAGGCTGTGGCGGCGGACGGCACCCAGTCGGCCGTGGTCAGCCAGGACTGCACCAGCAGCCGGATCCGTGTATCGCTGCTCAACCCCACCACCGTGGCCACCACCTTCACGGTCACCTGGCCAGGCGACGGCACCTGGACCCGCGCGGTGGCCGCCGGTGACCGTACCGATCTGTACTTCTCCAAGCCCAGTGGCACGGACTACTCGTTCCGCACCACCACGCCCCAGGGGCTGGACAGGACCACAACAGGCACGCTGGACTGTGGCCGGTCCATGGCCGCGCAGATCAGCGCGGAGTGCCCGCGCGGCGCGGACGGTTCGCTGCCCGCGACCCACCGGCTGAAGCTCACCCTGGTCAACCGGTCCGACATGTCGAAGACCTTCACCGTTGCGTGGGCGGGACGCCCCGGCTCCCCCTGGACCCGTACCGTGGCGGCCCACGGCACGGACGACACGCTGTCCTGGACGGCGTCCGACGGAACCCCGTACCAAATCAGGACTTCTGCCCCCGGCTTCGACCGCACCGAGAGCGGGACCGTGCGCTGCGGGCTGTCCGCGGGTACGCCCGGCATGAACACCCAGACTCTCTTCGCGGCGCATACATCCACCAGCGCCGGAACCCAGATCGCGGGGCTGAACCGGGCCAAGGCGGACGGCAGCGGCTACGAGACCTACACCGGCACCGCCGCGTCGGTCCGTATCCCGGCGATGGCCGTCACCAACGACGGCACGGTCATCGCCATGGCCGACGCCCGCATCGACAGCTCGGGCGACCTGGGCGGCAGCAGCAACAACATCCAGGTGGCGATGCGCCGCAGCACCGACGGCGGCGCCACCTGGACCGGCGCATCGACCGTCGCGCACGCGGCCACCACCAGCGAGGGGTACGGCGACAGCAGCCTCCTGGTGGACCGTTCGGCCGGCCCGGGCGGCACGGTGTACGCGTTCGTCAACTACTCGCCCGCGCCCGGCGTCAGCTACGCGGGCTCGTCGGCGGGCTCGAACTCGGCGACCGACAGCACCGCCATGCACATCAGGGTGATCTCCTCCACTGACGACGGCGCCACCTGGAGCCGGCCGGTGGATCTGAATCCGCAGGTCAAGAACGTCAGGTGGGCCGGTATGTTCGCCTCTTCGGGCCATGGCATCCAGCTCTCCGACGGCCGTCTCGTCCAGCCGATCGTCTACAAGCAGGACGGGGCCGACCACGCGGGCAACATCTACTCCGACGACCACGGCGCCACCTGGCACGCCGGCGCCCCGGCGGCGACCGGCGTCAACGAGAACAAGGCGGTGCAGCGCGACAGCGGCCAGGTGGTGCAGAACCTCAGGTCGGACGGCGGAGGCAACCGCTGGTATGCCACCGCCGCGGACACGGCCACCGGCCGGAACGTCGCAGGCGCCTACGGGCCCGCCTGGAACTCCGGCCTGATCGACCCCGGTTGCAACGCCGATGAGATCTCGTACCTCAGGCCCACCGACGTCGGCGCTGGCGGATATCCCACCCGGACCCCCGTCACGGTGCAGAGCAACAACGCGTCGGCCGACCGCAGTGAGCTGACGGTGCGGGTGAGTGAGGACGACGGCGTGACGTGGCCACACCAGGTGCTGATCAAGTCGGGAGCGGCCGGCTACTCGACCACGGCGGTCCTCGGCAACGGTGTGATCGGCGACCTCTTCGAGATCGGCGACACCGGTGGCATCGTCTTCAGCAGCTTCACCCCCGGCTGGGCACGGCAGTCCTGA
- a CDS encoding endonuclease I family protein, which yields MSRLTATRWMTAAALAAVAALSVAPPAPAAARPAHGPVPSPAATASRVLDDSYYTGAEGKTGAALKSALHTIISKQSTVSYAQVWNALEVTDQDPADSSDVIELYTGKSVPKSSSGGSAGDWNREHVWAKSHGDFGTATGPGTDLHHLRPADVAVNGVRGNKDFDDGGTAVAGAPGNYTDSDSFEPRDAVKGDVARMILYMAVRYDGGDGFPDLEPNDKVDNGSAPAIGRISVLTKWSDEDPPDAFEKHRNDVIYSDYQHNRNPFIDHPEWVDSIW from the coding sequence ATGTCCCGTCTTACAGCGACGAGATGGATGACCGCCGCGGCCCTCGCGGCGGTCGCCGCACTGAGCGTGGCACCCCCCGCGCCGGCGGCAGCCCGCCCGGCTCACGGCCCGGTCCCCTCCCCGGCTGCGACGGCCTCCCGGGTGCTGGACGATTCGTACTACACGGGCGCCGAGGGCAAGACCGGTGCGGCGCTGAAGAGCGCGCTCCACACGATCATCAGCAAGCAGTCGACGGTCAGCTACGCCCAGGTCTGGAACGCGCTGGAGGTCACCGACCAGGACCCGGCCGACTCCTCCGACGTGATCGAGCTGTACACCGGGAAGTCCGTACCCAAGTCGAGCAGCGGCGGCAGCGCGGGGGACTGGAACCGCGAGCACGTATGGGCCAAGTCGCACGGGGACTTCGGTACGGCCACCGGACCGGGCACCGATCTCCACCATCTGCGGCCCGCGGACGTCGCGGTGAACGGTGTCCGGGGGAACAAGGACTTCGACGACGGCGGCACGGCGGTCGCCGGAGCCCCCGGCAACTACACCGACTCGGACTCCTTCGAGCCCCGCGACGCGGTCAAGGGGGATGTCGCCCGAATGATCCTCTACATGGCCGTGCGGTACGACGGCGGTGACGGGTTCCCGGACCTGGAGCCGAACGACAAGGTCGACAACGGATCGGCGCCGGCCATCGGCCGGATCAGCGTGCTCACGAAGTGGAGCGACGAGGACCCGCCCGACGCGTTCGAGAAGCACCGCAACGACGTGATCTACAGCGACTACCAGCACAACCGCAACCCGTTCATCGACCACCCCGAGTGGGTCGACTCGATCTGGTAG
- a CDS encoding FMN reductase, giving the protein MTALKLVAVSAGLGRPSSTRLLADRLAEATARALDENDVEVRVVEIRDLATAIANHLVAGFPNPALRDAIDAVTEADGVIAVTPVFTASYSGLFKSFFDLVDNTALAGTPVLIAATGGTARHSLVLEHAMRPLFAYLRALVVPTAVYAASEDWGSDGDGDTGSLPARIERAGRELAALMAARSAPAGAGDAYEDVVPFAEQLAGLRAG; this is encoded by the coding sequence ATGACCGCGTTGAAACTGGTGGCCGTTTCGGCCGGTCTCGGTCGGCCGTCGTCGACCAGGCTGCTGGCCGACCGGCTGGCGGAGGCCACGGCCCGCGCGCTCGACGAAAACGACGTCGAGGTCCGGGTGGTCGAGATCCGCGATCTGGCGACCGCCATCGCCAACCACCTGGTGGCCGGGTTCCCGAACCCAGCCCTGCGCGATGCCATCGACGCGGTGACCGAGGCCGACGGCGTGATCGCGGTGACGCCGGTCTTCACCGCCTCGTACAGCGGGCTCTTCAAGTCGTTCTTCGACCTGGTCGACAACACGGCACTGGCCGGTACCCCGGTGCTCATCGCCGCGACCGGCGGCACCGCGCGCCACTCGCTCGTACTGGAACACGCGATGCGCCCGCTCTTCGCCTATCTGCGGGCACTGGTCGTCCCCACCGCCGTCTACGCCGCGTCCGAGGACTGGGGATCGGACGGCGACGGCGACACCGGGAGTCTTCCGGCCCGCATCGAGCGGGCCGGCCGGGAACTGGCCGCGCTGATGGCGGCCCGGTCCGCGCCGGCCGGGGCGGGGGATGCCTACGAGGACGTGGTGCCCTTCGCGGAGCAGCTGGCCGGTCTCCGCGCCGGCTGA
- a CDS encoding cation:proton antiporter regulatory subunit, which produces MEPAARIRKTGLPGVGTRYDLNTDAGQHISVVAHQDGRRILAFHDPEDDDSCRSSTPLASHEAAALSRLLTPAPVAQLYEHLEIDLVSERIAITKKSPYAGRVLGSTQARTRTGASIVAVLRRTTAFPSPTPDFRFASGDILVVVGTREDVDAVAELITGG; this is translated from the coding sequence ATGGAACCCGCCGCCCGCATCCGGAAAACCGGCCTGCCCGGAGTCGGAACCAGGTACGACCTCAACACCGATGCCGGACAGCACATTTCGGTCGTGGCACATCAGGACGGCCGGCGCATCCTCGCGTTCCACGACCCCGAGGACGACGACAGCTGCCGCAGCTCGACGCCGCTCGCCTCGCACGAAGCGGCCGCGCTGTCCCGGCTCCTCACACCGGCGCCGGTGGCCCAGCTGTACGAGCACCTGGAGATCGACCTGGTGAGCGAACGCATCGCGATCACCAAGAAGTCCCCGTACGCGGGGCGCGTCCTCGGCTCCACTCAGGCGCGCACCAGGACCGGCGCCTCCATCGTCGCCGTGCTGCGGCGGACCACCGCATTCCCCTCCCCCACCCCGGACTTCCGCTTCGCCAGTGGCGACATCCTCGTTGTCGTCGGCACCCGCGAAGACGTGGACGCCGTCGCGGAACTGATCACCGGAGGATAG
- a CDS encoding LLM class F420-dependent oxidoreductase → MTSEISDQHARFGTIGIWSGALHPEDAGRRSEVSDAVAELDELGYGTLWIGGSPSMEDVVPVVDAGRRITVATGILSIWQHSATDVAEQAARIEKRHPGRFVLGLGVSHDALTPQYARPYSEMVAYLDALDTAPDPVPASRRVLAALGPKMLTLAAERAVGAHPYLVTAEHTAQARDALGPDALLAPELKVVLDTDLDRARTVARGTLAMYLQLPNYTSNLLRLGFEDADFADGGSNRLLDALFALGDLETARARVDEYRAAGADHVALQVLTEDDRHSGLPRAEWRELASAFSLG, encoded by the coding sequence ATGACCTCTGAGATCTCTGACCAGCACGCTCGTTTCGGCACCATCGGCATTTGGAGTGGAGCCCTGCACCCCGAGGATGCCGGCCGCCGCAGCGAGGTGTCCGACGCCGTGGCCGAGCTGGACGAGCTCGGCTACGGCACCCTGTGGATCGGTGGCAGCCCGTCCATGGAGGACGTGGTGCCCGTCGTCGACGCGGGGCGGCGCATCACCGTCGCGACCGGCATCCTGAGCATCTGGCAGCACAGCGCCACCGATGTCGCGGAGCAGGCCGCGCGGATCGAGAAGCGCCACCCCGGCCGGTTCGTGCTCGGGCTCGGCGTCAGCCACGACGCGCTCACCCCCCAGTACGCCCGCCCGTACTCGGAGATGGTCGCCTACCTCGACGCCCTGGACACCGCGCCCGACCCGGTGCCCGCCTCGCGCCGGGTGCTGGCCGCGCTCGGCCCGAAGATGCTGACGCTGGCGGCCGAACGTGCCGTGGGTGCCCATCCCTATCTGGTCACCGCCGAGCACACGGCGCAGGCGCGCGACGCCCTCGGCCCCGACGCCCTGCTCGCTCCCGAGCTGAAGGTCGTACTCGACACCGATCTCGACCGGGCGCGCACCGTCGCACGGGGCACGCTCGCGATGTATCTGCAACTCCCCAACTACACCAGCAATCTGTTGCGGCTCGGTTTCGAGGATGCGGACTTCGCCGATGGCGGCAGCAACCGGCTCCTTGACGCGCTGTTCGCACTGGGTGACCTGGAGACGGCGCGGGCCCGGGTGGACGAGTACCGCGCGGCGGGCGCCGACCACGTGGCGCTCCAGGTACTGACGGAGGACGACCGGCACAGCGGCCTGCCGCGCGCCGAGTGGCGCGAGCTGGCGTCGGCCTTCTCCCTCGGCTGA
- a CDS encoding LLM class flavin-dependent oxidoreductase: MQFGIFTVGDVTTDPTTGKAPSEHERIKAMVAIALKAEEVGLDVFATGEHHNPPFVPSSPTTLLGHIAARTENIILSTSTTLITTNDPVKIAEDYAMLQHLADGRVDLMMGRGNTGPVYPWFGQDIRQGIPLAVENYALLHELWRNDVVDWEGKFRTPLQSFTATPRPLDGVPPFVWHGSIRSPEIAEQAAYYGDGFFANNIFWPKDHFKRLITFYRERFAFYGHGTPQQATVGLGGQVFMRKNSQDAVREFRPYFDNAPVYGHGPSLEEFTEQTPLTVGSPQEVIEKTLTFRDSFGDYQRQLFLMDHAGLPLKTVLEQLDILGEEVVPVLRREFAKNRPAEVPDGPTHAALVAERDRGLRAGTEEAVV; this comes from the coding sequence ATGCAGTTCGGAATCTTCACCGTCGGCGACGTCACGACCGACCCGACCACGGGGAAGGCGCCGTCCGAGCATGAGCGGATCAAGGCGATGGTCGCCATCGCGCTCAAGGCGGAGGAGGTCGGCCTGGACGTCTTCGCGACCGGCGAGCACCACAACCCGCCGTTCGTGCCGTCGTCGCCCACCACGCTGCTCGGTCATATCGCGGCCCGCACCGAGAACATCATCCTCTCCACCTCCACCACCCTCATCACGACGAACGACCCGGTGAAGATCGCCGAGGACTACGCGATGCTCCAGCATCTGGCCGACGGCCGCGTCGATCTGATGATGGGACGCGGGAACACCGGACCGGTCTACCCGTGGTTCGGTCAGGACATCCGGCAGGGGATCCCGCTCGCAGTGGAGAACTACGCACTGCTGCACGAACTGTGGCGCAACGACGTCGTGGACTGGGAGGGCAAGTTCCGTACGCCGCTGCAGAGTTTCACCGCCACCCCCCGCCCGCTCGACGGGGTGCCGCCGTTCGTCTGGCACGGTTCGATCCGCAGTCCGGAGATCGCCGAGCAGGCGGCGTACTACGGCGACGGCTTCTTCGCCAACAACATCTTCTGGCCGAAGGACCACTTCAAACGGCTGATCACGTTCTACCGGGAGCGCTTCGCCTTCTACGGGCACGGAACCCCACAGCAGGCGACGGTGGGCCTCGGCGGGCAGGTGTTCATGCGGAAGAACTCGCAGGACGCCGTACGCGAGTTCCGGCCGTACTTCGACAACGCGCCGGTGTACGGACACGGGCCCTCGCTGGAGGAGTTCACCGAGCAGACACCGCTGACCGTGGGGAGCCCGCAGGAGGTCATCGAGAAGACTCTGACGTTCCGGGACTCCTTCGGCGACTACCAGCGCCAGTTGTTCCTGATGGACCACGCGGGGCTGCCGCTGAAGACCGTCCTCGAACAGCTCGACATCCTCGGCGAGGAGGTTGTGCCGGTGCTGCGGAGGGAGTTCGCGAAGAACCGGCCGGCGGAGGTGCCGGACGGCCCCACCCACGCGGCTCTCGTGGCCGAGCGTGACCGAGGCCTGCGGGCCGGGACCGAGGAGGCAGTGGTATGA